Proteins from one Embleya scabrispora genomic window:
- the rsmH gene encoding 16S rRNA (cytosine(1402)-N(4))-methyltransferase RsmH — translation MTAPAHIPVLLERCVDLLAPALRAPGAIVVDATLGMGGHSEALLTAFPEVRLIGLDRDPEALERSAARLAGFGERATLVHAVYDELPEVLDRLGIERIDGILFDLGVSSLQLDRADRGFAYAQDAPLDMRMDPTVGITAADILNGYTAAELARILRDFGEERFARRVADAIVREREKEPFTTSARLVDVVRTAIPAATRRTGGNPAKRTFQALRIEVNGELAVLERALPAAVRALALHGRIVVMSYHSLEDRMTKRVFAAGAQSKAPPDLPVVPEELQPRFKLLTRGSEKASERENEENPRAASVRLRAAERVREDR, via the coding sequence GTGACGGCACCCGCCCACATTCCGGTCCTGCTGGAGCGGTGTGTCGACCTGTTGGCCCCCGCGTTGCGCGCACCCGGAGCGATCGTGGTGGACGCGACGCTCGGCATGGGCGGGCACAGCGAGGCCCTGCTCACCGCCTTCCCCGAGGTACGGCTGATCGGCCTCGACCGCGACCCCGAGGCGCTGGAGCGCTCCGCGGCCCGGCTCGCGGGTTTCGGCGAGCGGGCGACGCTGGTGCACGCGGTGTACGACGAACTGCCCGAGGTGCTGGACCGGCTCGGGATCGAGCGGATCGACGGCATCCTGTTCGACCTCGGCGTGTCCTCGCTGCAACTGGACCGGGCCGATCGCGGCTTCGCCTACGCGCAGGACGCGCCGCTCGACATGCGGATGGACCCGACCGTGGGCATCACCGCGGCCGACATCCTGAACGGCTACACCGCCGCTGAGTTGGCCCGGATCCTGCGCGACTTCGGCGAGGAGCGGTTCGCCCGCAGGGTGGCCGACGCGATCGTGCGCGAGCGGGAGAAGGAGCCGTTCACCACGAGCGCGCGGCTGGTCGACGTGGTGCGCACCGCGATCCCGGCCGCGACGCGGCGTACCGGCGGCAATCCCGCCAAGCGCACCTTCCAGGCCCTGCGGATCGAGGTCAATGGGGAACTCGCGGTGCTGGAGCGGGCGTTGCCGGCCGCCGTGCGGGCGCTCGCGCTGCACGGGCGGATCGTGGTGATGTCCTACCACTCGCTGGAGGACCGGATGACCAAGCGGGTGTTCGCGGCCGGCGCGCAGAGCAAGGCGCCGCCGGACCTGCCGGTGGTGCCGGAGGAGTTGCAACCGCGGTTCAAGCTGCTCACACGCGGTTCGGAGAAGGCGAGCGAGCGGGAGAACGAGGAGAACCCGCGCGCGGCATCGGTGCGGTTGCGGGCCGCGGAGCGGGTGCGGGAAGACCGGTGA
- the mraZ gene encoding division/cell wall cluster transcriptional repressor MraZ, translating into MFLGTYEPRLDDKGRLILPARFRDELAEGLVITKGQERCLYVWPIAEFTRIAEQLGRAPVTSKAARDYMRVLYAGASDAVPDKQGRVLVPQPLRDYAGLDRDSRDCVVIGTNTRVELWAAQTWHDYLAEQERSFAVLSEEVLPGLI; encoded by the coding sequence ATGTTCCTGGGCACATACGAGCCCCGATTGGACGACAAGGGCCGGCTGATCCTGCCGGCGCGGTTCCGGGACGAGCTGGCGGAGGGCCTTGTGATCACAAAGGGGCAGGAACGCTGCCTCTATGTGTGGCCCATCGCGGAGTTCACCCGGATCGCCGAGCAGTTGGGCCGAGCCCCGGTGACCTCGAAGGCGGCGCGCGACTACATGCGCGTGCTCTACGCCGGGGCCTCCGACGCGGTGCCGGACAAGCAGGGGCGGGTGCTGGTGCCGCAACCCCTGCGCGACTACGCGGGTCTGGACCGGGACAGTCGGGACTGCGTCGTCATCGGGACCAACACCCGGGTCGAGCTGTGGGCCGCCCAGACCTGGCACGACTACCTCGCGGAGCAGGAGCGGTCCTTCGCCGTGTTGTCCGAGGAGGTGCTGCCCGGCCTGATCTGA
- a CDS encoding UDP-N-acetylmuramoyl-L-alanyl-D-glutamate--2,6-diaminopimelate ligase, which produces MPNRDLRRPAEARPQPLTGLAGFLDVPLTGGPSDPEATLTGVTHDSRAVRPGDLYAGLQGEHVHGAAFATQAAEAGAAALLTDPAGAALAAGSGLPALVVADPRGRLGEIAAWVYGRPAEHLTMYGVTGTNGKTTTAYLLDGGLRAGGGVTGMIGTVETRIGEEVVPSVRTTPEATDVQALLASMLERGVTDAVMEVSSHALALGRVDGTVYDVALFTNLSQDHLDFHPSMEDYFLTKADLFTPRRSRLGVIDVDDAYGRRLAKLASVPVLTVSATGDQDADWRAENVELGPDGSRFTVVGPDCHKAEARVRLAGPFNVSNALLAIVALTAGGVSLDDAVEGVGRTPGVPGRMERVDVGQPFEAVVDFAHTPDAVETLLRALRPVTSGALTIVLGAGGDRDRAKRPLMASAAARFADAVVLTSDNPRSEDPNTILDEMLAGIRAADAAPGAVLVEPDRVAAIALAVDRAAPGDTVVIAGKGHEQGQEFANGVKHPFDDRVELRAALARTMHAGPASPKQSTDARIVAPAPSTHTPTSETPNPGVPATGTSRAEETNQ; this is translated from the coding sequence GTGCCCAACCGTGATCTGCGCCGCCCCGCCGAGGCGCGCCCTCAACCGCTGACCGGCCTGGCCGGGTTTCTCGACGTCCCGCTCACCGGGGGCCCGAGCGATCCGGAGGCGACGCTGACCGGCGTCACCCACGACTCGCGGGCCGTGCGCCCGGGCGATCTGTACGCGGGGTTGCAGGGCGAGCACGTACACGGCGCCGCGTTCGCCACGCAGGCCGCCGAGGCCGGCGCGGCCGCGCTGCTCACCGACCCGGCGGGCGCGGCACTTGCGGCCGGCAGCGGTCTGCCCGCCCTCGTGGTGGCCGATCCGCGCGGCCGACTGGGTGAGATCGCGGCCTGGGTGTACGGGCGGCCCGCCGAGCACCTGACCATGTACGGCGTCACCGGCACCAACGGCAAGACCACCACCGCCTACCTGCTCGACGGCGGGCTGCGCGCGGGCGGCGGCGTCACCGGGATGATCGGCACCGTCGAGACCCGGATCGGCGAGGAGGTGGTTCCCAGCGTGCGCACCACACCGGAGGCCACCGACGTGCAGGCGCTGCTCGCGTCGATGCTGGAGCGCGGCGTCACCGACGCCGTGATGGAGGTCTCCAGCCACGCGCTCGCGCTCGGCCGGGTCGACGGCACCGTCTACGACGTGGCGCTGTTCACCAACCTGTCCCAGGACCACCTGGACTTCCACCCGTCGATGGAGGACTACTTCCTGACCAAGGCCGACCTGTTCACGCCGCGCCGCTCACGCCTGGGCGTGATCGACGTGGACGACGCGTACGGCCGCCGGCTCGCGAAGCTGGCGAGCGTACCGGTGCTGACCGTGTCCGCGACGGGCGACCAGGACGCCGACTGGCGGGCCGAGAACGTCGAACTCGGCCCCGACGGCAGCCGCTTCACCGTGGTCGGGCCCGACTGCCACAAGGCCGAGGCGCGGGTGCGCCTGGCCGGCCCGTTCAACGTGTCCAACGCGCTGCTCGCGATCGTCGCGCTGACCGCCGGCGGCGTCTCGCTCGACGACGCCGTCGAGGGCGTGGGACGCACGCCGGGGGTGCCCGGGCGGATGGAGCGGGTCGACGTCGGCCAACCGTTCGAGGCCGTGGTCGACTTCGCACACACTCCGGACGCGGTCGAGACGCTGCTGCGCGCGCTGCGCCCGGTGACCTCCGGCGCGCTGACCATCGTGCTCGGCGCGGGCGGGGACCGGGACCGGGCCAAGCGCCCGTTGATGGCCTCGGCCGCCGCCCGGTTCGCCGACGCGGTCGTGCTCACCAGCGACAACCCGCGCTCGGAGGACCCGAACACGATCCTGGACGAGATGCTGGCCGGCATCCGTGCGGCCGACGCCGCGCCGGGTGCCGTGCTGGTCGAGCCGGATCGGGTCGCGGCGATCGCGCTCGCGGTGGACCGGGCCGCGCCGGGCGACACCGTGGTGATCGCCGGCAAGGGACACGAGCAGGGCCAGGAGTTCGCGAACGGGGTCAAACACCCCTTCGACGACCGCGTCGAGCTGCGCGCGGCGTTGGCCAGAACCATGCACGCCGGCCCCGCGTCCCCCAAGCAGTCCACCGATGCGAGGATCGTGGCTCCCGCACCATCAACGCACACCCCGACGTCCGAGACCCCGAACCCAGGCGTCCCGGCGACCGGCACCTCGCGTGCCGAGGAGACGAACCAGTGA
- a CDS encoding peptidoglycan D,D-transpeptidase FtsI family protein: MGDPRKRLRIGLIALGVVLTLFAGRLLQLQALDAPAYAAQAAAKRTQTVTVPAERGSLTDASGVSLAKSVDAYDVTADPTQVQKYDPHATALALAPLVGGDPVAIEAKLRVPKSRYVVLAPQVDPAVWNTIRQAQKDLGKMHRDDLVGIYSTKHSKRIYPAGPVGANLVGFVNATGHGGGGLEMTLDGRLAGKDGRTTQEMVYGRRVPTSDLTGTRAVAGSDVQLTVSRDLQWYAEQLIGAKVAETKSESGTVVVQDVRSGQILAMATAPGYDPNHIGPNDVHNLGNRAVEEAYEPGSTGKVMTMAAVIQEGRATPGTHVTVPNRLARADQLFKDEHDHPTQQLTLAGVLAKSSNIGTILASEQLGPGRPEANAKLHEYLTRFGVGQPSGLKFPGETPGILAPPQKWSGSQQYTIPFGQGLSVNSVQATSVFQTIANGGVRIEPSLVKGSTDADGKFKPAAAPKSTVVVSPETARQVSDMLETVVADDGGTGKNGRIPGYRVAGKTGTANRFDPKTGHYNGYTTSFIGFAPADNPQVVVSVTLQAPGIDGGGGSLCAPVFQQVMTFALQSRRIPPSGTAPLDLPIEW, encoded by the coding sequence ATGGGCGACCCGCGCAAGCGGCTGCGGATCGGGCTGATCGCGCTCGGCGTGGTGCTGACCCTGTTCGCCGGCCGGCTGCTCCAACTCCAGGCACTGGACGCGCCCGCGTACGCCGCGCAGGCCGCCGCCAAGCGCACCCAGACCGTCACCGTGCCCGCCGAGCGCGGCTCGCTCACCGACGCCTCCGGAGTGAGCCTGGCCAAGTCGGTGGACGCCTACGACGTCACCGCCGACCCCACCCAGGTGCAGAAGTACGACCCGCACGCCACCGCGCTGGCACTCGCCCCGCTCGTGGGCGGTGACCCGGTGGCCATCGAGGCCAAACTGCGCGTCCCCAAGTCCCGCTACGTCGTGCTCGCCCCGCAGGTGGATCCCGCCGTGTGGAACACCATCCGCCAGGCGCAGAAGGACCTCGGCAAGATGCACCGCGACGACCTGGTCGGCATCTACTCGACCAAGCACAGCAAGCGGATCTACCCGGCCGGCCCGGTCGGCGCGAACCTGGTCGGCTTCGTCAACGCCACCGGCCACGGCGGCGGCGGCCTGGAGATGACCCTCGACGGGCGACTCGCGGGCAAGGACGGCCGCACCACGCAGGAGATGGTCTACGGCCGCCGAGTGCCCACCTCCGACCTCACCGGCACCCGGGCCGTGGCCGGCTCCGACGTGCAACTGACCGTCTCGCGCGACCTCCAGTGGTACGCCGAGCAGTTGATCGGCGCGAAGGTCGCCGAGACCAAGTCGGAATCCGGCACCGTGGTGGTCCAGGACGTGCGCAGCGGCCAGATCCTGGCGATGGCCACCGCACCCGGCTACGACCCCAACCACATCGGCCCGAACGACGTGCACAACCTGGGCAACCGGGCGGTGGAGGAGGCGTACGAGCCGGGCAGCACCGGCAAGGTGATGACCATGGCCGCGGTGATCCAGGAGGGCCGGGCCACCCCGGGCACCCACGTGACCGTGCCCAACCGGCTCGCCCGCGCCGACCAACTGTTCAAGGACGAGCACGACCACCCGACCCAGCAGCTCACCCTGGCCGGCGTCCTGGCCAAGTCCAGCAACATCGGCACCATCCTGGCCTCCGAACAACTGGGGCCGGGCCGCCCCGAGGCCAACGCCAAGCTGCACGAGTACCTGACCCGGTTCGGCGTCGGACAACCGTCGGGGCTGAAGTTCCCGGGCGAGACGCCGGGCATCCTGGCCCCGCCGCAGAAGTGGAGCGGGTCACAGCAGTACACCATCCCGTTCGGCCAGGGACTGTCGGTCAACTCGGTCCAGGCCACCTCGGTGTTCCAGACCATCGCCAACGGCGGTGTGCGGATCGAGCCGAGCCTGGTCAAGGGCAGCACCGACGCGGACGGGAAGTTCAAGCCCGCCGCCGCGCCCAAGTCGACCGTCGTGGTCAGCCCCGAGACCGCCCGCCAGGTGAGCGACATGCTGGAGACCGTGGTCGCCGACGACGGCGGCACCGGCAAGAACGGTCGCATCCCCGGCTACCGCGTCGCGGGCAAGACCGGCACCGCCAACCGGTTCGACCCCAAGACCGGCCACTACAACGGCTACACCACGTCCTTCATCGGCTTCGCCCCGGCGGACAATCCGCAGGTCGTGGTGTCGGTGACGCTCCAGGCGCCGGGCATCGACGGCGGTGGCGGCAGCCTGTGCGCACCGGTGTTCCAGCAGGTGATGACGTTCGCCCTGCAGAGCCGTCGGATCCCCCCGAGCGGCACCGCGCCGCTCGATCTCCCGATCGAGTGGTGA